tagaaaaattattaattggaTACATGCATTAACAATCGCTTGGCAATTATACTTAGATTAAGCCATAATTCTGCACAGTCTGGCAATGAAACGCTTGTTCGATTAAGTATTATCTACgcactattaaatattaatggcATCAATAGACTATCATCATATTTATGATAGCtgttatattaacattattcatATTAAGCGAAATGATCCCTAACTCCACATTTACGAATGTCACTGCCTCCAAATCAAGTGATTGATAGCTACGTGCGTTTGTCGTATCATCATCTATTTATAACAACGTCAAATTAAGCAAAGTATTTTGTCCGATACAAATTGCAAACGCTCTTTCATCCTACTGTCAACATGTTTGAGTATATCATTCACTCGAAACTATTCATCCCTTCTTATAAGAGATTCGCACGCAAGTGTCGTCAAAGAAAGTATTTTCTATATTCAATCTGTCGGACGTTATGCATTACTAGAATTGTTTAGAAAAGTATATTCCATATTTCAGCTATGTCTCTGGAGGAATCACGGAGATCACAACGTCCGTACCGCTACGGCATGGTCCTGTTATGCGTTGGAGCTCTCATCAACTGGTTGGGTTTAGCGGAGAATTATGTTGAACCGGTTCGTTACGTCGGTGTCGCATGCATAGTCGCCGGGGCTCTCCTCATTTGCGCCGCAATGTGCTGCTGGCTGCACGCGCCGCCAACTAGGACGAGCACGCATACGCACCACACGAATCATCCGATCACGGCACAGGTAATTCACGGATTGTCAATCCGGCGAATTTATTTGCTCCGTCAAACAAAATCCTTCGCTTAGTCGAACTTGGAAGAAGGCCACGTCAAGAAAGGAATTAGAGCTATGACTCATATACGTCAATGCAAATTTACATTTACCGATTTtccaatataataaatcaaccgtttttttttctcttaaatctGCCGTCATTAATCAACGCTACCGAGTTACGTGTGGGTATGTTTCCataatgcaataattattattagctcTTTATGCTCTGCGGAGTGATTCATCGTAATGTCAAATTGAATAAACATCATCAATTAATTTCGTTTAATCATATCGCGTTCTTTTACAGTTCATTTGCACCTTTTACCGTACACTtgcagttttttattaaagttaaactcgataaaatttaaattcacaaaagatttaaaatcaCAAAAGACATAATATTGCGTTTCAAAGATtctaaatttcttctttttaaactatttgtcaaaataataaattaattattaaactaattaaattagtgtattaatttttttttatttttacgtaacatatctaatctattaaaataataattaaataatatttaaaactttgaaaaccaAATACTCGATCtgacatatatacattttttctgtacaaataatttaatattgttcgtgtttattattaattgatatttatcaAGCATTTCTTCACTAactatatagattttattctcaatgcataatattttacttcagtaaaatatttacacgGTCCGCATTTAGACTAACATAATTTCATCAGCTGTTCTAATATTGAGagtgataataaatatctatcgTACATGACATCTTTAGGCCCGATCCGAAAAGATGCAGGTCGCTGGCGCGGTTGAAGGCCCATGagattaaaacgtttttagaTCGATCCGGGTCAACCCCCTATTATAGACCACAAGGAACGCGTATTATCTATAGATATACCCTAGCCTAGCAGTAAGCCGCAATTACCATCGACGGTGGACAGAATAAGAAGAAgcttaataatatacaacGATCTATAGCTCGTACTTTTTTCTCCCTCCCGTGCTTCCCCCCTCTTCTTCAAACAAAGCCCaacgagagcgagagagatacgaaaaaaggaagagaaaagataaagagagTACACGTTCATATATATCAGATAATACATCGTCATAAATCATTAGAATGTTCGGTAAATACGCCCTGTGTTCGTCGCACGTTTCCTCACCAGCGA
This sequence is a window from Monomorium pharaonis isolate MP-MQ-018 chromosome 3, ASM1337386v2, whole genome shotgun sequence. Protein-coding genes within it:
- the LOC105838490 gene encoding uncharacterized protein LOC105838490 isoform X2 is translated as MSLEESRRSQRPYRYGMVLLCVGALINWLGLAENYVEPVRYVGVACIVAGALLICAAMCCWLHAPPTRTSTHTHHTNHPITAQIDDPIHVISIEEPPGVSRQKPPDYEAVTDAPPSYDDAIKLNPSQLIRLSNGSTPPLSSGQVIPTTISIVSPTLTPPPPYAR